One Sphingobacteriales bacterium DNA window includes the following coding sequences:
- a CDS encoding patatin-like phospholipase family protein codes for MAKQKKHEWGIALSGGAARGFAHLGVLKFIEEQNIFPGIVAGTSAGSIAGAFYADGYSPDETFEIFSHTKIMDFLDISLPKKGLLKKDGLKKILEGHLRAKTFEELKKPLYVCVTDLNNARAEYLNQGNLIEAVLASCAIPVIFEPLIRNDIIYVDGGVVNNLPVEPIRPLCNRLIAVNVNPLTFQKEISGVVSILVRSFLMAASKDIASKKSQADIYIETTKISKFAYYEIKKGKEMFEIGYKAAKDVFDTLKTDISD; via the coding sequence ATGGCTAAACAAAAAAAACATGAATGGGGCATAGCACTGAGCGGAGGTGCTGCCCGTGGATTTGCCCATCTTGGGGTGTTAAAATTCATTGAAGAACAAAATATCTTTCCCGGTATTGTTGCCGGAACCAGTGCAGGCTCTATTGCGGGTGCTTTTTATGCGGATGGCTACAGCCCCGATGAAACCTTTGAAATTTTTTCCCATACCAAAATCATGGATTTTCTCGACATTTCACTGCCTAAAAAAGGCTTGCTTAAAAAAGACGGGCTGAAAAAAATACTGGAAGGTCATTTAAGGGCAAAAACATTTGAAGAACTTAAAAAACCGCTTTATGTCTGTGTTACCGACTTAAACAATGCCCGTGCTGAATACCTGAATCAGGGAAATCTTATCGAAGCAGTGCTGGCTTCCTGTGCTATTCCTGTCATTTTTGAACCCCTCATCCGAAATGATATAATCTATGTTGATGGCGGGGTGGTAAACAATCTTCCTGTCGAACCCATCAGACCTTTGTGTAACAGACTGATTGCAGTAAATGTGAATCCTTTAACTTTTCAAAAGGAAATATCAGGAGTAGTGAGCATTCTGGTCAGGAGTTTTCTGATGGCGGCTTCGAAGGATATTGCCTCAAAAAAAAGCCAGGCTGATATTTATATCGAAACCACCAAAATTTCCAAATTCGCCTATTATGAAATCAAAAAAGGGAAGGAGATGTTTGAAATTGGCTATAAAGCAGCAAAAGATGTCTTTGATACTCTGAAAACCGATATATCAGATTAA
- a CDS encoding 5-formyltetrahydrofolate cyclo-ligase yields MEKKKWRKFIRDEKQKYPVSILKEKSAVIFEQLEKTEVFQKVSVLAAYWSLDDEVSTHDFIKKWYREKEILLPCIKGDDIVFKKFRGTEHLVIEEKYRIPEPDGEVFTELHKIGLIIVPGLAFDKNNNRMGRGKAFYDRLLPQLQAYRIGVCFDFQYFDEIPATASDIKMNLIIYG; encoded by the coding sequence ATTGAGAAAAAGAAATGGCGGAAATTTATCCGTGACGAAAAACAAAAATATCCTGTCAGTATTTTGAAAGAAAAATCAGCCGTCATATTTGAACAGCTTGAAAAAACGGAAGTATTTCAGAAAGTATCAGTTTTGGCGGCATACTGGTCGTTAGATGATGAGGTTTCTACCCATGATTTTATCAAAAAGTGGTACAGAGAAAAGGAAATTCTGCTGCCATGCATCAAAGGTGATGATATAGTTTTTAAGAAATTCAGGGGAACAGAGCATCTGGTTATTGAAGAAAAATACCGGATTCCGGAGCCGGATGGGGAGGTATTTACAGAGCTTCATAAAATCGGGTTAATCATTGTGCCGGGACTTGCTTTTGATAAAAATAACAACCGGATGGGGAGAGGAAAGGCTTTTTACGACAGGTTATTGCCTCAGCTTCAGGCTTACAGGATAGGCGTATGTTTTGATTTTCAATATTTTGATGAAATACCTGCTACAGCGTCAGATATAAAAATGAACCTGATTATTTATGGCTAA